A segment of the Gossypium hirsutum isolate 1008001.06 chromosome D10, Gossypium_hirsutum_v2.1, whole genome shotgun sequence genome:
GGGCGCGGCGAGCAGCTCCCACCGCTCGCTTTGTTTTCCTTACTCATTAGTTTAAGGCAAGTTTTTCTGTTGCATGCCAGGTTTAATTTATAAGGCCCAACATAGTCTTCGTTTCTATTCCCCAGCGATGTGGGATGCAAACGTACCAACAAAAAATTTACTTTCTTCTACCTTTTGTGAACTGTATTCTTTTTGGGCATCCCTTTTAGTGCAACAGACTGATTTAGCTCCTtggtatgaaaaaaattaattcttaataatcaagccaactttttcttttattacaaaAGAGGTTTTCACGAATATGAGAAGAGTTACGAATGCTTGAATTCAAACTCCCAACTTACTGTATACAACCTCATAAAAGTGATCATATAATCCGACTAGGCTAAGCTTTAGCTTCATGATAATTAAACAGACTGATAAAAGTTTTACGAACTAGATTTAAGCTTTAGCCATAGATTAACGATTTTTCCGTTCTTACCGAGCAGAACAAGTCTCGTAAGTTACCCAGTTATCGATTTTTGGCAAGTTAAAAAGCATTTTACTTGAATACTGGACGAAGATAAGAAATGAAATGAGTAGATTGAATCAAAATTTGTACAAGAAGCAGCTTTATACAGCTACTAAATAAGTTAAACTACTAGTAGTAGTACAATAATGTTCCAAACAATACATACAAGAATCGGAGTTCTTGGTCCTAATCTTTTAACTAAATTGTAAACAATTGAACAACATATCGGATATCGGAAACACCTTGTTAAAAAAATGGCATTATCCAAAACGTTTGCTTCGGATGCAAGCAAGTTTCAAGACCGTCGAGACAACAATGGCTCCAATTGAGGGTCATCCTGTGTTGAATCCGAACGCATTTGACTATTACCCGATTCTAGCTCAGAAACTGATATATCCTCCCTTCGCTGTTTCATTTTTCTCTGAAAGAAACTTGATTTttcatgtgaaggatctgatgcTTTCGGAGACATGGTCTGAACATGCTGGAGGCAAACTTGGACTGCATCATGCACTCTTACAAAGTACCATTCCTTACCAATCATCTCAACGACACCGGCTTTCGATAAGGTCAACAGGACCTCCTGGTTTGGGTTTGAGATAGCTATCTGAAAAAGGATGAGTCTTTAGAAACTCTGAACTAAAAGCTCATAATCTGTTTAAAACATTCGGGGTTTAATCAATTACGACTACTCAACCTGGATGTCCCGTGATTTGTACTCCTGGTGCAAGTCTTTCAGAGCTTGGACAGCACTAGCGTCTATGTATGTTACAGCTGCAGTAGAATCAAAATATTATAGCTAGATGTACCGATGCTGCCAAAGCATAAGCAAAGTCTTTCTGACATTTGGCACAAAATGTGATCTTATGATTACGAGTATATTTCATGGTACGACTAACACTTACGTGCCAACtccaaaattacaaaataaattcgTTCAACTTCTGGTCCACGTTTGGTCGATTTATCACCCACAACTTCATATTCTCGTAGCCTAACAGGGGAATCAACAATTTGTGAATTTAAATTCTCAAATTGGGAAATCAAAAGTACAATCCAGTAAAAGGAAACTGGAAAAGGAAATTCACAGATACAACAAGGTGCCAAAGCCGGTTTATGTAATGAGGAAAGCATGAACATTCACCTGTCTTTGATGTAACTTATGTTCGCAAAGTAGATAGGAGCATCGATGCGAACAATCACAATTCCATTGTAAGTATATGCTTCTGGATACTGCTGAATGTTCCTATAAACAGTGGTGCCAGGAAGACGCCCCAATACAGCTGCAATGCCAGTAAAGGGATAAGATTAGAGTTTTACAATGGATTATATAATTGTGCAGAGCAGAGATGATAAGAGGATCGATCCTGATAGATAATGTCAAGGCACTGAGTTTGTTAGAGATGATGGAAGTAAGTTATCGTCGTAAATTACGAGGACAAGAGAGTACAGTAATCATCTTGGATCTAGTTCAGAAAAAGTGCAAGACATGACAATTTATTAGAGACATGGTATAGGTGATGTTCGATTCACTCACCAATATGCGGATTCGCTGATTCGTGAATGACGAAGGCAAGTGAGACGCCTACCTGAAATGTCAAAACACAATAAAATTATACCAGATATGAGACTAAGATCATGAGGCATAATTCAACCTTTGGGCTTCAGAGTTGATGGATGAATTGTTTCCAGAAAAGATATTAGACACAAGTAAAGCTGACTAGTTTTACAGGGTAAAATATTTTGGCAGAACTGTGTGTATAATTATAGATTCGTAATAGTAGCATGTAAATGTGAAATACTGAAAAATATATTGTTGATTGGCACAAAGAAAATCAACATATGTAAGGCAAATAGTTTTAAAAGTACTTACCCCAACAAGGACACCAATCTCGATTCCGAGAAACAGTGTTGTAGTAGTTGTAATGGTCCAAAGAAGAAAATCTTTCTTATCTACACGCCATAAGAATATTGCCTCTTCATAATCCACCTGAAATCATTAACATgaagaaaaaacaaattttaaccaAAGGTACACAATTAAACAATCAATAACTTTGCAGGATATTGATTACTCTTTACTCCAGTTGATTTAATACATATTGCAAACTGCAAATTGTATGGTCCAACATCAACTGAAGCGTAAATGTGGCATAATCTAGCTTGAAAAATGTTTCAACAAAGGCTTGTGTCTTTGCTTACCAGGGTTATAACAGCAGAGATTACTATAGCAGCCAAAGCACACTGCAAAGAAGATGAAGTGTAGACACCTATGGTTAGCATTCACAGTAAACCTCACCAATTGCTAAAATTAAATCGAGCAGTACAAGTCATGTGGTGAGGgggaaaaaaaggaaaggaaggcaTTATGGCAGGTGCAACATAAATGGTCATAATACCAACATATAAATCGTACGTACTTCAGAACTTACCTGTGGTATGTATTCAAATAATGGAGTCAAGAACAAAAGAGCACAACACATTATGGTTCCTGATATTATTCCAGATAAACCAGTTTTTGCACCACTCTCATGATTCACAGCTGACCTGGAGAAGGAACCtacaaaatacaaacaaaaagTTCAATTAACTAGAGTTTGCAACAAAAATTTCAGTAAACAAATTCTAAGAATTAGAGTAGAACACTAGCAACAGAAACAGTTGAACACTGCATCAAGAGTTAATATTTCGGTACATAGGGTCAGGAAGAACTTTCACCTGTTGTGGGGTATGCTGAAAAGAATGACCCAAAGATATTGGCAACACCAAGACCAAACAACTGTTGACAGAGAAGAAAATTTCATTACAGCCTTCCTTTGAAGGAAATTTGGAAAACACTATATCTTACTACTAGCTTCCCTAAATGTAAACAAAACTAAAACTAAGCTATGCAATTGAGACATCATATTCATTTTGGGAAACCAGTTGAATTTGCAGTCCTCACAAATGGTAAAATATAGCAGTATATCATCCATCATGTATACTGACAACAGTATATCCATTAAGTAATTAGTTCCAAGTAAAAATGATCTTTTTAACCTAGTGATCTACAGCAAGGAACACATTTAAATTTGAATGTTGACAGGAAGCATATACACCAGGAGATTGAGAGGGAAGATTTTAGATATTGCTACTGGCATTCCGTTAGTTCTAAATGTGGAAATCAGGTACTGTTAAAAAAAAAAGCCCTAGATTGAATACTAGCTTATAGGAGTATAGACCTGGACGGTCTGACCTTGTGCAGGGTATACCTAGACATGGGGGAATGTTAACATACAAGAGTGATTTCATACAGGAAAGAAAAGCAGAGAAAAAAGTTAATTATTATAGAAGCAACTATAGAGGGAGTTGTGCTACATTTTCACAATATATACCTCTTGATTTGAATCCAGCTCATACCCATTTTTTGCTGCTAATGCTTTGGCAATCCCAACAGATTCCTAAGATTAATAAGTGACATATAACCATTAGAAGTCACAAATTCAAACTCTATTTGGAAGTATGTATTCTTTGTTGAATGATCCATAGGATTCCTTACCAAGATGGCAACACCAGTAATGAGAACTGCCGTGGAAATTAAAGACTTTGCATACTGAAAACTTTTAGGAATAGAAAAGCTGGGAAGGCCCTGAGGTATATCTCCAACCTAAAGATCAACAGTACAGCATTCTTTATCACCTTTTCCATGAGAATGTCATTTTTCACATAAATATAAGCACCAATTATCACTTGACTGAACTAAGCTATAGTGTTCTTGTGACTATGTGCCTGATTAATATCCAATAATTTGAATTTACTTTATATTTTTCTCACCAAAGTTATAGATGATGGATGATATATCTTGACAAAAGTTGTACCCAGAACAACTGCTGTCAGGGGACCCATTGCTCGCAAGAACCTCAAGTGCTTCCTTGATTTTCCCTACGAATGAGATATCAAATGTATAACCAAAAAAAGAACACATTTTAAGAGAAAGATAGAAGGGAAAGTTGGGTAGGGTCTAAGGGGGCAGAGAGAAGGAAAGAGTTCTGGTACCAGAAACTTCATAGTCTGAATTATAGCAAGAATTGTAGATCCCATTACAAAAGGGGGCCATGAGAACTACAAAAGGAAAACACCACCTGAGGTTAAACAAAGGAATGAATGAGTTGCAACAGAAAGGATAACACACTTACCAAAGTTGAAGGAGAATAATAGATGCTTCTCCAAGTACAATTTACAATAAGGAATGCAACCAAATAAAGAGCAAAGGACAATTAACACACAATTCACCATAAAAGCAAGCTCAAAGCCAAAACCCCTTCGCAGTTAAAATTCCTACAGTTTATGAtctatcaaagaaaaaaaaaattatgattatgtcaCCCATGGTTGGGCCAACAACTGTAGCTATTCAAATTGAAAGAGAAACAGTCATGCCCAACATGTGAACACAGTTAACAGGAAAACAAAACTCTTTCAACTGCAAGACAAAACTTGGAAGTatacaaaattttcttaaatGATGAGAATGTATGACAACTTCTGAATTTGGAATGAATTTGCGAATTATACATTTAGAAGTTTAGATGACTATATATGCCAGTGACAAGGATAATGCCTTCTTTAATCAATGCATCAACATGAACATATATTACTGTAAATTAAATACCACTTGGGCATGTAAAGACTACCTCATCTGATCCAGCTATTATGCTCTTAATTACTGGCACAATCTTGCTGCTTCGATCAATGTCATACCCCAAGAAGTATTTTGCTTGAGATAAAGCAATCACAACAGCTGAAGCCGTAGTGAAGCCAGAAATCACAGAATGACTAATGAAACGAATGAGCCATCCAAGCCTGGAAAAGGGGGCAAAAGTAGATGAAAACTTTCCGGTCTATAGGCAAGGGAAATGGAAGAGATGATGGTAACATAATGTAGAAAGACGTTCTAGATAATAGTTCTCCAtttatcctttttcttttcttttttaaaatgtaGAATAACCTCTTTAAAGTCAAGAAAAAAAGTACGATTTTCAACAAAAATGCATAAGCCCCCCCATTCCCTAGTTCTGTCGACCAATATTAAAAAGGTTAAGCTTAATGTGAAATAGTTGGTTAAAACATAGTAATTCATCTAAAACTTGTTCATATAGGAACAAAGTTAATACCCGCATGGCATGGTTTGTTGATGAATCTAATTTTACCCTCAATTAATGTTTGAAAACCGTAAGACGGTCCAATATTTGCCAATGGCATTTTACGTTCTAAAGATGGTTACATTAAGACTCAAATTTGCAACCTCTTGACATTTGGTGATGGTTTTTTAAGAAGATCAAACCCAGTCCAAATATCCAGACAGATGATAACTATCTAGGATGGCAGGAAAGAGAACATGCGAGAGCAAAAGCAAAATTTAGATGACAAAAAAGATCAGCACTACCTCAATAGCCCCATTATGCATTCCAGGATCCCAACCATCAGTGCCAACAATATAGCAAGTTCTGTGTATAATGCATCTGATGACTCGGCAATTCCACTTAACACGTTGGAGACCAGGAGGGAAACCAATGCAACTGGACCAATTGCCAGCTGCCGAGATGACCCAAATATGGCATAGATAAATATTGGCACAAATCCAGAGTCTGCCTTGCCAAAACCACATAGTCATTGTGAACAAGATTAAAAATAAACTGATTGTGTTCTAAAGTGTTTAAGAAGACAATAATCTGTCAtataacagaaaaaaaaaaaaaaacttcccaAACAAAGGTATATATTAAACAATAGCAACAGTGAAGTTTTCaataaaatatcattatataCTAAATGTGCATTTCTCTATTTGAGTACCATGTGTAGCTGATATCCTAACATAGAAACTAAGAGTGTGATGTCGTGTTCTGAGTTCTTAGTCCAATTTTCTACTCTTTCACCAAGAAATATATGCAACAATGTGTAAATCTGAGTAGCAAAACCACTCCATTATTTCATAACAAACATCTTTAGTATAAACAGAATCCAGAATAATTTGATTTGGTAGAAACTTACAGAGCCCATATATTGGTTCAAGCCCAGCTAATTTTGCATATGACATTGCCTGTTGACAAATTCAAGAAACAATAAAAAACCCCATGTCATAAATCCATATACCACTTGATAACTTCAACAAATAGATAGAGTCCTAAAATACATAAATAAGCATAAAAAAAGGCCATCTTTTGTACTACAAAAATAGATATCCATTCAATTCCAGGAACTTGCCAAAGCCATGCATTTAGAATCCAATGCTTCTGGCACTACCAAAGCAAAGAGAAGAGGCAAATCCAGCTAAAGCAAAATCTGATCCTTTTACtttgattattttgtaattaagtaaatattgtTTCTCTTTTTACTGTGATGTGACCTGGCAATAACCTTGAATATAGACATCAAACTAGATCACTGATCCAATCAAATTATTCAACCAATTAGAAGCAGTAAATCAGTGATGAGTAGATATCAGATTAGTCCAAAGATCCAATCAAATTACTCAACCAATCAGGAAATTCTGAATCTATGCTCTATTGTGATTTGACCACAGGATAAAAGTTTAAAATCTAAAAACCATACGCGTATGAGTTAAGCAcagatgaaataaaaaattacgcAATTGAAAACAGACGAACAATCCTTTCGGTGGACTAGAAATCGacggaaaccaccgaaaaatctgtttggttgccaaaaaaatacaggaaaaaaaaaactcaacaaaGAATTAAAGATCCTGCACGTCGGTTTAATTGAACTTAATTACCAAAGCTTTAAAATTAAGGCTTAAGCTTCACAGTTTTTGAAGAAAACGAACCAATTTcaatatataacattatatacTGTATACACaacagtttttattttttttactattttcttttatCCTTCCAatcgtttctttctttttttccttattttctcaGTAAAAAAAGAATCACCTGAGGAACAAGCATGATACCAACGGTAGTACCCGCCATGAGATCAACCTGAAAATACTCCCGCCATCTGTACGTCCGAATCCAACGGCAACAAGGGAGGAACATCTCGATCCAATCAATAAACGTCATCCTTTTGATCTTCCCCCGGTACCGAGAAATCCAGGAATTAGGCCACAACGAAGACGAAGAATAATTGTTACCGAAGCCACCGGGGGTGCCGTACGACGACGTGTGGGGATGCTGTAGAGGGATGATTTTAATGGTCCGAGGAGTCGGCATAGTGGATCCGGAAGCGGCGGTCGAAGAGCGCAATAAGTCGCCGGCACTCGGGGATGCGTAGGTTATCTCCATTCCCGCACTGGCACTCGAGGATGCGTAGGTTATCTCCATTCCCGCACTATCGGAGCATCGTATGATTGAGAAACCACGGGATTCTTTTAACGAGCAGTTTTAGTGGCCGTTGGCGTAGGCGCGGTTGCGTTTCGTGGCGCAAGTTGAGGATGGGGAAGCTTCGTATATATTATGAGGTGAAAATGAAAATCGAAACAGGTGCCCGGGGCCCGCCAGTGTGACGTTATCAGgataaaaactaaaagaaattatataagaTGCGTGAACCGTGAACGTATAGAATGGCGGGCGCGGCGTTTACCGCTTTATATGGTTTTCTTGAGTTCGGTTCTTCAATTGAACCGGTCGAAATATgcgcaaaatttttaaaattagagggtgattaaattgattaaaactattattaaaaatttataaaaattacaaatcgatttattttgtttttaatttgatttaattaatttatataaattatgggttaaattttttagatcattaattttcaaataaaataattaaattaatttgaaatcaagcATTGGTTTTGAAGTAATCTTTTTATTAGGCAACAATGGATACTTTGACCCCTCAAGAGTAAATATTTCATTTAGttcattcaaaatttttgaaaatataaattaatataattataaaattacacttcaatcttctttacaatttacaattcatttttaattcttcttttatttaaatatttcgaTGTTTATCTTGAATCAAATTCAAActttaaaagtaaaactttatgaaAATTTAAGTAGTTTTAGAGTGAGTTTGGATGAGTG
Coding sequences within it:
- the LOC107930735 gene encoding probable sulfate transporter 4.2; translated protein: MEITYASSSASAGMEITYASPSAGDLLRSSTAASGSTMPTPRTIKIIPLQHPHTSSYGTPGGFGNNYSSSSLWPNSWISRYRGKIKRMTFIDWIEMFLPCCRWIRTYRWREYFQVDLMAGTTVGIMLVPQAMSYAKLAGLEPIYGLYSGFVPIFIYAIFGSSRQLAIGPVALVSLLVSNVLSGIAESSDALYTELAILLALMVGILECIMGLLRLGWLIRFISHSVISGFTTASAVVIALSQAKYFLGYDIDRSSKIVPVIKSIIAGSDEFSWPPFVMGSTILAIIQTMKFLGKSRKHLRFLRAMGPLTAVVLGTTFVKIYHPSSITLVGDIPQGLPSFSIPKSFQYAKSLISTAVLITGVAILESVGIAKALAAKNGYELDSNQELFGLGVANIFGSFFSAYPTTGSFSRSAVNHESGAKTGLSGIISGTIMCCALLFLTPLFEYIPQCALAAIVISAVITLVDYEEAIFLWRVDKKDFLLWTITTTTTLFLGIEIGVLVGVGVSLAFVIHESANPHIAVLGRLPGTTVYRNIQQYPEAYTYNGIVIVRIDAPIYFANISYIKDRLREYEVVGDKSTKRGPEVERIYFVILELAPVTYIDASAVQALKDLHQEYKSRDIQIAISNPNQEVLLTLSKAGVVEMIGKEWYFVRVHDAVQVCLQHVQTMSPKASDPSHEKSSFFQRKMKQRREDISVSELESGNSQMRSDSTQDDPQLEPLLSRRS